The sequence TGCACTGGTTTTGATTTTTTCTTTAGAGAGGGCAATCTCCTCTGGACGAATAAAGATTTTTACTTTGTCAAAAATTTTATAATCTCCTAAAATTGCAAAAGGAACAGATGAAGCATAAGCAATGTAAAAATCATTTGCACTCTCTTTTACTATTGCATCAATTACGTTTGTTTCACTTATTCTTGCAATACTACCGTTTGTTGGCTTATAGAAAATATCTATCGGTTTGCCTATTTCAAGAAGCTTTCCATTTTCAATAATTGCGATTCTATCTCCAACAATGTTTGCTTCTTCAATATTGTGGGTTACATAAATGGCGCTCTTTTTAAATTTTTTTACTATGTCTTTTATTTCAAGAGCAATCCTTTCTTTTTCCGTTGGAGATAGTTGAGATGTAGGTTCATCAAAGAGGATGAGTTTTGGGTCTAATATAAGAGATCTTGCAATGGCTACTTTTTGTTTCTCTCCCCCACTTAAATTTGTTGGGAAACGTTTTAGTAGGTGTCCAATCTTTAAAAATTCTACGAGATTTTTAAAATGCAATTCCTTATTTTCAATTTTTTTAAATCTAAGCCCGTATTTTATATTCTCTTCAACTGTCATATGTGGAAAAAGGGCAAAATCTTGGAAAATGTAGCCAATATTTCTTTTATTTGGGGTTTCTTTTGATATGGGAACACCATCAAAGATAATACTTCCAGATGTTAATTCTACAAACCCTGCAATTGCATTTAGAAGTGTTGTTTTTCCAGATCCGTTATCTCCAAGGAGTGCAATAATCTCTTTATCAAAAACTTCAAAAGAAACGTTTTCAATTTTAAAGTTTACAAGGTTTACCGAAAGATCTCTAATTAAAAGCATCTTTACCTACCACTTACAATTTTTAGAATGGCAAAAAGAATAAGGGAAATGATAAGTAAACTTGCTGCAATTGCAATAGAAGTTTGAAGGTTATATTGGGTGTAAGCATCGTAAATTTTTATTGGGGCAGTCATCGGATAGTATGCAATGATAATAACAGCTCCAAATTCAGAAATTGCTCTTGCCCATGAAGAGAAAAAACCTGAGAGTATATGTGATTTTACAAGGGGGATATCTATAAAGAAAAAGGTATGAATAAATGTTGCTCCAAGGTTATAAGATGCTTTCTCTAACGAGGGATTTATGCTTTTAAAACCCTCTCTTATGTTGTTTATGATAAAGGGAATAGAAACAAAAAGCATGGCTACAACAACAGCAAAACCTGTCCCTAAAAGCCTTATACTGAAGCTTTTATAAAGAAGTCCTCCGATGAGGCCATCTCTTCCAAATACAAGCAGTAGCGCTATACCTGCAACCGTATGAGGAGTTGCAAGTGGAATATCGGTAATTGCCTCAATGAATTTCTCAAATTTACCAAAATGTCCTTTTGCCATAAGATACGATAGAGGTGTGCCAATTAAGATACCTATAGTGGAAGATATTAAGGAAAAAACTATACTATTAAAGATTGCATTAAGCGATTTAGGATCTTTAAGCACATTTATTATATCTTTTACACTTGGAGTGGTGATGAGTTTAATAATAGGTAAAAGTATAAAAGTTAAAGTAATTAAACTTAATAACATCAAAAATAACTTAAATCTTCCTTTTTCCATAGTCTATTTTATTCCGTCCCTTATAGTGCTTGGAATAGATTCAAAACTTGGGTAAAATTTGAAGTCGACAAACCCTTGTCCGTAGTGATCGAAGACTTTACCTCCGTTTTTAAGCAAATATGCAACAAATTTTTCTCCGTATTCTTTGTTTTGCGCATTTTTTGGAATTGTTAAGCCATATTCAATCGGTGCTCCCTTTATCACTGTGCCGTCGTCTAAAGTGATGCTTACTTTTTCATAAAGATTTTTTAAATTTGGATTAGCAAGGTTTATTTCGTCGGGCAATTTTATGTATTTTAGGTTATTTTGCACGGCAACTGATTCGTATTCAAATGCATAGTCTAATTCATGTGATTGAAGAAGAGACAAGAGTTCTACAGACTTTGGCCTTATGTTATTTTTGTTTGTTAATCTTATAAGTTCATCGCTTAAATGGGGTTTATTGTAGTAGATGTTAGAGAGTTTGAAGAGTAAAATGGTTCTATAGCCAGCAGGATCTGCATTTGGATTTGCATATCCGTATTCTACCCCGTCTTTTAAAAGGATATCAAACCAGTTTTCAGCATTAATTTCATTTGCGTATTTGCTTTTATCCGTATAACATAACACAATTGAATTTGATGCAAATTCAATATACCAATCTACGTAATGTGGAAAAAGATACTTTTGGATAAGGTAAGAGTCTGCCGTTAGAACCACATCAAATTCTTCATTAAGTTCGGCAATCTCTCTTATTATGTCAACACTTCCTGCTGATAAGTCTTGAAATGTAATGTTTATACCCTTTTCTTTGTAAAGAGAAACAAAATCTTCTTCTATAGCTCTAATTGGTTGTGTGAGACTTCCTGCGTGGATTACATTGATAATAACTTCTTTTGGATGACTTAATGTATTTGTGAAAAAAATTACTAATAAAACTAATACAATACTAACAACAGCAATCAAAACGACCCTTTTCATTTAGTTACCTTCTTCTAAATTATATTTTATCTTTTTTTTAATTTTTTCCAACCTTTGTAAATTGCTTTTTAGACTATAATTTTATAGGTGAATATGAAAATTGAAATAAAAGATGGACAAAATAATATTGGTGGTAATAAGATTTTTATTTTAGACAAGAACGGTAAAGCCGTTATCCTTGATTTTGGTAAAAATTTTTCTCTCTACGGTAAATACTTTGAGGAGTTTCTTACGCCAAGAGCAGGTGCAGGGATTTATGACTTTTGGAAATTAAACCTCGTTCCACATGCTCGATCCCTTTATAGAGAAGATGTTTTAGCTTATGTTGAAGAAATCAACAATTTACCTTCTTACGACCCAGTTTTTCTTTTTATATCCCACGCCCATGTTGATCACTTCGGATACGTGCCTTTTTTAAGAGAAGATATACCTATTATTTCAACAAAGATCACTTATGATATTATTAAATCTTACCAAGATACAACACAAACAGGACTTTTTTCGGAGTTTTATGCAGGGTCTAAAAGATCCGTTAAGAGTGGCTTAAAGGAAAACAAACTGCATAAAGGAAAAGATACTGAAACTTTTAAGCGCTCTTTTATAACAGATTTTCCTAACAACTCTATAAGTGAATTTGAAGGCTTTAAATACAGAGTTTTTGAGGTTGACCATTCCGTTCCAGGTGCATCTTCTATTTATCTTGAGGTTGATGGTGTAAAGGTTGCTTACACAGGGGACTTACGATTTCATGGAAAAAATGCGCAAAAAACAAAAGATTTCTTTTATTTCTTAAAAGAAATTGGCGTCAATGTCCTTATAACTGAGGGGACAAGAATTGGAAATGATTTTATTGGTAAGCAATACACGGAGAGTGATGTTAAAGAGGCATGTTTAAATGCTATAAAGGAAAATTGTGGAAAGTTAGTAATAGCAGATTTTGGTGCAAGAAACATTGAAAGATTACAAATTTTTGTTGAGGTTTCAAAAGAAACCAATCGTAAAATTGCTATAACTACAAAGGATTTGTATTTACTCGATCTTTTAAAGGAAGATGGCATTAATATTATAGATAACGAAAATTTGGTTGTAATTGAGAGCAAAAGAGAACAAGAAAGAAATTGGAAAAAGGAACTACTTGAAAGATATAAAAATAAAGTAATTACAATAAAAGAAATAAACGATAACCAAGGAGATTACATTGTTTGTTATAGTTTTTGGGATATGCCAAATCTTCTTGATATGAAAATAGATTCTGGTGCATACATATATTCTACAAGTGAAGCATTTAATGAAGAGCAGATATTAGACATTGAAAGACTTTTGAATTGGCTTAGATACTTTAATCTGAAACCTTACGGTATTACTTTTGTTGATGGTAAAATGAGTTTTACTAGAGAATACCATGTTTCTGGGCATGCAAATTCCAAGGACTTAATGGAATATATTGAATTAGCAAAACCAGACTACTTGATTCCAGTGCATTCGGAGCATACTAAAACTTTTAAAGAATTTTTAGGTGAAAAAACAAAATTCGTTTTTGAAAGTGTTTTTGAACTTTAGAATATTTTTAAAGCCCCTGTTGTAATTAAGGTAACGATGACTCCTGCAATAATTACGCCTAAGGATATTGATATAAAAGCCTTTAATTTTTCCATTCCAAGAATTTTTGCAGCAAGTGCACCAGAGTAAGCGCCAGTCCCTGGTAGTGGTATTGCAACAAAAATCATAAGTCCCCAAAATCCGTATTTATCCACATAGGGTTTTGCTCTTTTTCTTAGATTTTCAAGGTAAAGGACCACAAATTTATTTAGAAAGCTTATTTTTGAAGCGGCAAAAATCATCAAGTCAAACAGAAGGAAAACTAAAGGTGTAATTAAAATATTTGCAAAAGTTACAATTAAAAAGGCTTGAACTACACCAATTTTATATTTCAAAATAGCAAGAGGAATTGCTCCTCTTAATTCAACAGAGGGAAGAAAAGTAACTAAGAAAATATACAACCATGTTTTTATATTATTCATACGTATTAATTATAACTGATTTTTATGCTTTTTAAAGGTTTCATTAAATTTTAGAGACTTTTAGTAAGATTTACACTTTTTAAAAAAATTTTTGTAATCATCCAATAAACTATCTAATGTAAGATTCCTCGGCTTTACTTCAGAACGAACTCTTTCTCGTTATCCTGTTTTCCTTTTTCCCGTCATCCTGAGCTCCTTTCCTTGACTAAGTCAAGTGGAGTGATAGCGACGAAGGATCTTAAAGTTGAGGAGGACACTACCCCAAGGTTCCTGCATCCTGTGTCATCCTGAGCGTAAGCGTTGGATCTACTTTTTGAGGGGGACACCCCCTCAATACTCCCCCAAGTAATGAAAAACACAAACAGATGAGATTCTTCCTCACTCGCTACGCAGAATGACCAAGGGGCTTTACCTCCTTAAAACTTCTCCCAAATATAAGAAAAAGGCATGACGGACATCTCCCCAAAGGTCTCCCATTATTGAAAAATGCGTAATTTCGTTTTACTTATTGTAAACTTGGTGTATACTTGTAAATAAAAAACTTATGCAAGAAATTAACATTGAGAGTATTTTTCGCTCAAGGCGTAAAACCGTTTGTTTTGAGATAACGGACAGAGGAACTCTTATCGTAAAAGCACCATTTTCTATGTTAGATTTAGAAATTTACAAATTAATAGAGAAGCACAAAAACTGGATAAATAAAAAAATTGCTCTTACATTAACAAAAGAAAGACCACCAAAAAGAGCGTTTATCGAAGGAGAAAATTTTCTCTACCTTGGCAAACCTTACAAGTTGTTTTTTAGTGATACTCAAAGCGAGGATTTAAAATTTGAAAACGCATTCTATCTAAAAAAAGATAAGATAGATTTTGCAAAAGAAGTATTTATAAATTGGTATAAAAAAGAGGCAAAACGTTTTATTTTAGAGCGTTTAGATTACTACGCAAGACTTACAGGTATTAATTACAACAAAGTAAAAATCAATTCTGCAACTAAAAGGTGGGGATCTTGTTCAAAAAATAGAAACTTAAATTTTACCTACAGACTAATTATGGCACCAATTTTTGTTGTTGACTATATTGTTGTTCACGAACTCTGCCATGTAGTTAAATTTAATCATTCAAAAGAATTTTGGGAAAATGTAAAAGCAGTATTGCCAAATTATAGAGACGCAAAAAATTGGTTAAAAGAAAAAGGGCAAACTCTTAGTATCTAAAAGAAAAACCGCCTTTACTTAAACATTTTATAACAATATTGACTTTATTTAAAGTTTTGCTATATTTAAATAGTTAAGAAAGTTTTACCTTAGAAATTTAATATTAGGAGGTTTTATATGAGAACTACTTTTAATCCACATAACAAACACATTAAAAGAAAACAAGGCTTTAGAGCTAAAATGAAGACAAGTACTGGAAGAAACGTGCTTTCAAGAAGAAGAGCGCATGGTAGGCATAAACTCGTCAGAGTATAGTGAAACTTTGGAAAAGACTCCGTGAAAAAGAGTTTAGAAGTGTATTTAAAAATGCACGGAAATTCTTTGGAAGGAACATCGTTGTATACATCTCAGGCGAAGTCAAAAAAAAGGTGGGTTTTGTTGCCTCAAAAAAAGTTGGCAAGGCTCATGAGAGAAACCGTGCAAAGAGGCTTATGAGAGAAGCATTTTTAAAAGTTGAAGGGATAGTGCCTCAAGACTTTAGTTATGTGCTCATTGCAAAAAATTCCATAAATGGCTTAAAAATGCAAGACGTATTATTAGATTTAGAAAGTATTCTTAAAAGATTTAAGAAAGAATTGACAAACGGAAGTGGTAATCAATGAAAAAGGTTCTTATTGCTATTTTGAAGTTTTATAGAAAATACATTTCGCCTTTAAAACCGCCTACTTGTCGCTTTACTCCAACATGTTCAGAGTATGCAATTATTGCAATTGAAAAATATGGTGCAAAAAAGGGCGGATGGCTTGCGCTTAAAAGAGTTTTAAGATGTAATCCCTTTTTCCCTGGTGGAAATGACCCAGTTCCTTAGGAGGACAGAATGAAAAAATCGTTGTTTATTGCAGTTGCGTTGGCATTTTTAGGGATATTTTTAACGGGTTGTGCAACAAGTCCTTTTCCGAAAACAACTGAACTAGGAGTGATTGTTCAAGTTGTTTCAACCGGAAAACCCCTTGAAAATATTCCAGTGGGTGTAAGAGTTGTAAATAATACTAGCAATCCAATACTCGATGTTTCTGTAAAACTTATTTCCATTGACAATGATACCGACCTTAAACCCTTTGAAATGTGGAATTCCCCAAGAGAAATTAGTATAAAAGATATTTCAAAAACGAGTGTTATCGATGCTGGTAAAGATGCAACTTTTTCGTTTTTTATCACAAGTTATACTGAAATTGAATCAAAACCATACCCAATAAAATTTGAGGTAACCTATAAAGATGCAGATGGTAAAATCAACACAATCGAAAAAGATGCAGTAATTAACGTTGTTCCTGTTTCATTTTTATACAAGATCACACGTCAACTCATTGATTTAATTAATCAATTAACAAGAAACTATGGACTTGCAATCATTCTACTTACAATTGTTATCAAACTCATTACCCATCCTCTTACAAGATATCAGTTTAAGTCAACTGCAAAACTCCAAGAGGTTCAACCAGAGTTAAAGAAGATTCAAGAAAAATACAAAGATAATCCCCAAAAGCAACAGCAGGAAATTGTAAAACTCTACAAAGAAAAAGGTGTGAATATGTACGGAGGTTGTTTGCCTGTGTTAATTCAATGGCCTCTCCTCATTGTCCTATATGGAGCTTTGATGAGCTATTCGCCATTTAATAACGCAAGGTTCTTATGGCTTTCCAACCTCAACACACCTGATAAATACTATATACTTCCAATTCTTGTATTTTTATCGATGTTTTTACAGTCTAAGACTTCTCAACTACCTGGAAGTGAATTAGATCCAAATTCAAGAATGTTTATGTACTTCCTTCCCGTAATATTTGCAGTATGGGCTATTAGTTGGCCTCCATCTGTGCTTCTCTACTGGATTACCTTCTCTCTTGTTGCAACAGTTGAGCAATTCATCATTTTAAGGTCAATTAAAAAATTTGAAAAGATGGCAATTGAACAACCTAAAAATGTAATTAAAAAGGATGACAAAGGGAAATAATTATGGAGAAGGAAATAGTTGATTTTATAAAAGATATCTTTGAGACTATTGGAGAAACCCCTACTGTTGAAGTTAAGAAAAAATTTGGTGGCCTGTATCTTAATCTTAGTAATTTAAGTAATAAAGCACTTTACATTGGAAAAGAAGGCTCAGTCCTAAGATCACTTCAATACGTAGTAAATGTGTATGCGCACAAAATTGATAGAAATTTGGGAACGATAATACTTGATATAGATGGTTATAAGGATAAACAGTTTGAGCACTTGAAGACTATGGCAATTGATGCAGCACTTAAGGCAAAGATGTTAAAGGGCCCAGTTGAATTAAAACCTATGTCTGCACAGGCAAGGAGAATCATCCATATTACCTTAAAAAACTACCCCGATATTTGGACACATAGTGTAGGTAAAGAGCCAAGAAGAAGAGTTATAGTTGATATTAAAAAGTGAAAGATACAATTGTTGCAATTGCAACACCCAGAGGATTTGGCGGTATTGGAGCAATAAGACTCTCTGGAAGTGAAGCGCTGAATTTAGTTAAAGCAATTTTTTCGAAGAACATAACAAAGCCCCGCTATGCATACTACGGGGCTATTTTTGATCCAAAAAGTAAGACCCCAATTGATACAGGTATTGTTATTTACTATAAAGCACCACATTCTTACACAGGAGAGGATGTTGTAGAAATATTTCTCCATGGTGGAATTAAAAATCTTGAAATGGTTTTAAATATGCTTATTTCTTTAGGTGTAAGACTTGCAGAGCGCGGAGAATTCACAAAAAGGGCAGTAGAAAATAAGAAAATGGATATCTTTGAAGCAAGCGCAGTTTTAGAACTCATTGAGGCAAAAACAGAGAAAGCAGTTTTGCTTGCAGCAAAAAGACTCTTTGGTGCAGTGGGAAGTAAAATCCAAGAAATCAAAAGCAGAATCTTTAGTATTATTTCAGTGATTGAGGCTTCAATAGACTTTCCTTACGATGTAGAAGAGGTAGATCCCCAATACATAAAAAACGAATTAGAAAAAATTGAGGATGATATTAAGCACCTTTTAGCTTCTTATAAAGATGCAAGGGTTGTTTTAAACGGAATAAAAGTTGTAATTGTTGGTAAGCCCAATGTTGGTAAGTCTACACTTCTAAATGATCTTTTAAAATACGAGCGAGCGATTGTTTCTGAGATTCCAGGCACAACGAGAGATACAATTAAAGAAGTAATAGATTTTTATGGTGTGCCACTTGAAATCATAGATACGGCAGGTATAAGAGAAACAAAAGATAAGCTGGAAAAAGCTGGTGTTGAAAGAAGTAAGCAAGCAATAGATGAGGGAGATATTGTGATTTTTGTTTTCGATGGATCAACCCAAATCGATGAAGATGATCTAAAACTCATTGAAATGACTGCACAGAAGAGGCGCATTATTGTGCTAAATAAAACAGACCTCCCCAAGTTAACAGGCAGAGAAATGCTATCAAAACTCTTTCCAAGTGATAGAATTATCGAAATTTCTGCGCTTTTAAAAGAAGGAATTGATGATGTTGAAAATGCTCTTAAAGAGATGGTGTTTAGTTTTGATTTTGAATCAATGCTCATAACAAACCAAATTGAATTTGATTTGTTAAATAGAGTTCTCAAGCATATCAAGGTAGCTAATTCGGTTCTTGAAAATAATACTCTTGATATTGTTTCAGAAGAGCTTAAAGATGCGATCGAAGAGATTTCATCTGTATCTTTAGAAAACCTATCAAAAGATGTTCTTGACGGTATATTTTCTAAATTCTGTATAGGAAAATGAATGGGATTGGAATTATTGGACTTGGAAAGGTAGGAACAAACCTTGCCTTTAATTTCTTAAAAAGGGGTGCTACTGTTTATGCACATTCAAATAGAGAGATTTCTCAATCTACCCTTGAAAAGATAAAGTCCATTCAGCTTAAAACTGCTTGCGATGTTGTAAAAAACTCCCATTTTATATTTCTTTCTGTAAAAGACTCTGAGATAAAAACGACTTTTTACGATATCCTTCCCTGTTTAGATAGCACTAAAACGGTTATCATCCTTTCAGGAGCATTTGATTTAAAAGAGATTAAAAATGGAAAAAATATAATTGTTATAAGAATGCATCCTGTAAGAGCTTTTGTTGACAACGATTTTAGTGACATCGAGGGCACGCTTTTTGTTGTTGAAGGTGATTCAAAAGAAGTATTAGATATTGTTTCTTTTTTAGGTTGCAAGGCATCCTATATGAAGGAGTTTACCCCACTTTACCATGCTTCGCTTACTTTTGCTTCAAACTTTCTTGTAACGTTATTTAACATCTCAAAAGAACTCCTTGAACAAGCACAAATTGAGGAAAGTTTTGAAGTTATTTACAATCTTATGGAAATAACCCTTAAAAATATTAAAGAAAACTCCGAAGTTTTTGCATTAACAGGCCCTATTGAGAGAAACGACATTGAGACAGTCAAAAAGCATATAGAAAGCATCCAAGATGAATTGACAAGAGAAATTTATATTCTACTTTCGCTAAAAACTGTTGAAGTTGCAAAAAAGAAGAATCCGTGTAATAATTATAGTGATTTAACAAATTTCCTTAAGGAGTTGCTATGGAAGAAAAAATGACGGTTCCAAAAATAGTTTCTTTAAAAGGAAAAAGAAAAATAGTTTCCATTACTGCATACGACTATCTATTTGCGCATATTGTAGATGAAGCAGGTTTTGACTTTATACTTGTAGGAGATTCTGTTGGCACAACTTACCAAGGGCTTAACTCAACAATTCCTGTCACAATGGAAGAGATGTTATACCATACCCGTATTGTCCGAAGAGGAGTTCAATACTCACTTGTTGTAGGAGATATGCCATTCTTATCGTATCAAACCTCCGTTGAAGATGCCATAAGAAATGCAGGTTTATTCTTAAAAAATGGGGCTGATGCTGTGAAGTTAGAGGGAGGCATTCAGGTTAAAGATACTGTCAAAAAAATGATTTCCTTTGGTATCCCTGTAATGGGGCATGTGGGTCTTACTCCTCAATCATTAAACCTTATGGGTGGCTATAAAATTCAAGGAAAGAGCGAAGCCTCAATAAAAAGATTGAAAGAAGATGTAGAAGCGCTTGTTGAAGCAGGAGTTTTTGCAATAGTCCTTGAAGGTATATACGAAGATGTTGCAAAAGAAATAACAGAAAGTGTTCCTATTCCTACAATTGGCATTGGTGCAGGGGTCCACTGTGATGGTCAGATCCTTGTGATAACTGACTTACTTGGATTAGATCCTACTTTTACACCTAAATTCGTTAAAAAATATAGAGATCTTCATAAAGAAGTTTTAACTGCACTTACCGAATTTAAAGAAGATGTCCTTAACGAAAAATTTCCAGAAGAGGGACACTCTTTTAAACGGAAGGAGTAAATTATGAAAGTTGTAAGAAACATTAAGGAAATGCAAGAGATTTCAAATGGTCTTATAAAAGTTGGTAAGTCTATAGGTTTTGTTCCAACGATGGGATTTCTCCACGAAGGACATCTTTCCTTGGTAAGAATGGCAAAAGAAGAGAATGACACCGTTGTTGTAAGTATTTTTGTTAATCCACTTCAGTTTGGACCAAGAGAAGATTTCAAAAGTTATCCAAGAGATGAGGAAAGAGATTTAAACCTACTTAAGGATTTAGCAGATTTTGTTTTCATTCCCGAGGCAAAAGAGATGTACCCTGAGGGTTATTCTACTTATGTGGAGGTTGAAAAACTTACAACAAACCTCTGCGGCCGGTTTAGACCAGGTCACTTCAAGGGTGTTACAACAGTTGTTCTCAAACTCTTTAACATAGTGAAGCCTACGAGAGCATACTTTGGAAAGAAAGACTACCAGCAGTTTAGAGTAATTGAAAGGATGGCATTAGACTTGAATCTTGAAGTTAAAGTTGTTCCGTGTGAAATTTTTAGAGAAAAGAACGGACTTGCAATGAGCTCAAGAAACGTATACCTCACAAAAGATGAGTTTGAGGAAGCCTCCATCATATACAAGGCACTTTCTTATGGTAAAGAACTTATCGAAAAAGAAAACATTAGGGATCCTAAAGTAGTGATTGATAAAATAAAAGAAATTATCCAAAGTGCAAAATCACTAAAAAAGATCGATTATATCCAAATTGTTGATCCAATTACCCTTCAAGATGTTGACAAAATTGAAGGTTCTGTTGTAATATTATTCGCAGGTTATTTTGGTAATGCAAGATTAATTGATAATGTAGAGGTAAACTTATGATGATTAATTTGTTAAAATCAAAAATACACAGAGCGACTATCACCAACAAAAATATTAACTATGAGGGAAGTATTACTATCGATAGAGCAATCTGTGAAATTGCTAACATCTTAGAATTTGAAAAAGTGGACGTATACAATGTCAACAATGGGAAGCGCTTTTCAACTTATGTAATTTTTGGTAAAGACGGTGCAATCGAGTTAAACGGTGCAGCAGCACGACTTGGAGAAATTGGTGATAAAATTATCATAGTTAGTTATGCTATTTTTGATATGAATGAGGCTAAGTACTACAAGCCGAAAATTGTTATCCTGGGAGAATCGAATAAGATAAAGGAGGAAATAAATGGATGATGTAATTGAAAGAGCCTTAATTACAGCAAAGAAGCTTGGTGCAACTTATGCAGATGTAAGAATTATCGACCGGACGAAAGAAAATCTGTCCTTAACAAACAGAGAGGTAAAGGTAGCAACAACACGTCATTCAAGAGGTTTTGGTGTAAGAGTTATTGTAGATGGTGCATGGGGGTTCTTTTCCTCGGTTAATACGGCAGGAGAAGAAGGCGAAAGGGTAGCTAAAATTGCAGTTGAAATTGCAAAGGCATCTTCTAAAACTAAAATTGAAGATGCAAAACTTAAAGATATTGAAATTTACCAGGATAAAGTCCCTCAGCCAGTGAAAATTGATCCATTTTCAATTCCTATGAATAAAAAAATTGCCTTTATGCTTGATCTTGACAAGTTAATGGAAAAAGAAGGTATCATCGTAAGAAACTCATCTATGTATTTTTCAAAAGAGTGGAAAACTTTTGCATCCCTTGAAGGTGCCTATATTGAGATGGAGCGTATCGTAAGTGGAGCAGGTATTCAGGTAATTGCAACAGATGGAAGGGAAATACAAGTAAGGAGTTATCCATCTTCTTTTGGTGGAGATTTTGCAAGGAAAGGCTATGAGTTTATTGAAGAAATGAAACTTTCTGAAAATGCAGAAAGGATAAGAGATGAAGCTTTACAACTTTTAAAAGCAAAACTTTGCCCAACAGGAAAGATGGATCTTGTCATTGGACCATACCA is a genomic window of Caldisericaceae bacterium containing:
- a CDS encoding TldD/PmbA family protein, which produces MDDVIERALITAKKLGATYADVRIIDRTKENLSLTNREVKVATTRHSRGFGVRVIVDGAWGFFSSVNTAGEEGERVAKIAVEIAKASSKTKIEDAKLKDIEIYQDKVPQPVKIDPFSIPMNKKIAFMLDLDKLMEKEGIIVRNSSMYFSKEWKTFASLEGAYIEMERIVSGAGIQVIATDGREIQVRSYPSSFGGDFARKGYEFIEEMKLSENAERIRDEALQLLKAKLCPTGKMDLVIGPYQMALQLHESVGHPTELDRVLGEEASFAGTSFLTPEKLNNFQFGSKYVNIVADATDPYALGGFPYDDEGVKAKKIYLVKEGIFVGYLNSRETSYKLGLESMGAMRADSFSRIPIIRMTSINLEPGNYTLEELVSGVDNGLLIDVNKSWSIDQKRLNFQFGTEIGYEIKNGKIQDMVKNPTYSGITYEFWRSLDGVGNESYYHTLGLPNCGKGEPMQVMEVSHGSSYARFRNVNVGVKHE
- the mnmE gene encoding tRNA uridine-5-carboxymethylaminomethyl(34) synthesis GTPase MnmE; the protein is MKDTIVAIATPRGFGGIGAIRLSGSEALNLVKAIFSKNITKPRYAYYGAIFDPKSKTPIDTGIVIYYKAPHSYTGEDVVEIFLHGGIKNLEMVLNMLISLGVRLAERGEFTKRAVENKKMDIFEASAVLELIEAKTEKAVLLAAKRLFGAVGSKIQEIKSRIFSIISVIEASIDFPYDVEEVDPQYIKNELEKIEDDIKHLLASYKDARVVLNGIKVVIVGKPNVGKSTLLNDLLKYERAIVSEIPGTTRDTIKEVIDFYGVPLEIIDTAGIRETKDKLEKAGVERSKQAIDEGDIVIFVFDGSTQIDEDDLKLIEMTAQKRRIIVLNKTDLPKLTGREMLSKLFPSDRIIEISALLKEGIDDVENALKEMVFSFDFESMLITNQIEFDLLNRVLKHIKVANSVLENNTLDIVSEELKDAIEEISSVSLENLSKDVLDGIFSKFCIGK
- a CDS encoding aspartate 1-decarboxylase, with protein sequence MMINLLKSKIHRATITNKNINYEGSITIDRAICEIANILEFEKVDVYNVNNGKRFSTYVIFGKDGAIELNGAAARLGEIGDKIIIVSYAIFDMNEAKYYKPKIVILGESNKIKEEING
- the panB gene encoding 3-methyl-2-oxobutanoate hydroxymethyltransferase; amino-acid sequence: MEEKMTVPKIVSLKGKRKIVSITAYDYLFAHIVDEAGFDFILVGDSVGTTYQGLNSTIPVTMEEMLYHTRIVRRGVQYSLVVGDMPFLSYQTSVEDAIRNAGLFLKNGADAVKLEGGIQVKDTVKKMISFGIPVMGHVGLTPQSLNLMGGYKIQGKSEASIKRLKEDVEALVEAGVFAIVLEGIYEDVAKEITESVPIPTIGIGAGVHCDGQILVITDLLGLDPTFTPKFVKKYRDLHKEVLTALTEFKEDVLNEKFPEEGHSFKRKE
- the panC gene encoding pantoate--beta-alanine ligase, whose translation is MKVVRNIKEMQEISNGLIKVGKSIGFVPTMGFLHEGHLSLVRMAKEENDTVVVSIFVNPLQFGPREDFKSYPRDEERDLNLLKDLADFVFIPEAKEMYPEGYSTYVEVEKLTTNLCGRFRPGHFKGVTTVVLKLFNIVKPTRAYFGKKDYQQFRVIERMALDLNLEVKVVPCEIFREKNGLAMSSRNVYLTKDEFEEASIIYKALSYGKELIEKENIRDPKVVIDKIKEIIQSAKSLKKIDYIQIVDPITLQDVDKIEGSVVILFAGYFGNARLIDNVEVNL
- a CDS encoding DUF2520 domain-containing protein; the protein is MNGIGIIGLGKVGTNLAFNFLKRGATVYAHSNREISQSTLEKIKSIQLKTACDVVKNSHFIFLSVKDSEIKTTFYDILPCLDSTKTVIILSGAFDLKEIKNGKNIIVIRMHPVRAFVDNDFSDIEGTLFVVEGDSKEVLDIVSFLGCKASYMKEFTPLYHASLTFASNFLVTLFNISKELLEQAQIEESFEVIYNLMEITLKNIKENSEVFALTGPIERNDIETVKKHIESIQDELTREIYILLSLKTVEVAKKKNPCNNYSDLTNFLKELLWKKK